The sequence AAAAATGTAGATATTCCGATCACGGCGTTCGGGCGTATCAACGACCCTGTGCAGGCGGAAACGATTCTCGCGGAAGGCAATGCAGATCTGATCGGCATGTGCCGCCAGCTGCTTTGCGATCCGCAGACGCCCAATAAAACGATGGAGGGGCGGCTGGACGATATTCGCCACTGTATCGGCTGCAACGAGGGCTGTGTAGGCGTTGACGGGATTTATGTGGAATGTATCCAGAACCCCGGCGTAAGCAGGGAAAAGCGGCTTGGTATCGGGACGCTTGAAGCGGCGAAAGAAAAGAAAAATGTTATGGTCGTCGGCGCGGGCGTGGCGGGTCTTAAGGTAGCGGAAATCGCGGCCAAGCGCGGCCATAACGTGCAGGTATACGAAAAAGACAGCGTGGCGGGCGGACAGGTGCGCCTTGCGGAAAAGCTCCCCTACCGCAACGAGCTTGAGGAAGTGTACCGCTATATGAAAATACAACTGCAGGAACTGGGCGTTCCCGTGCACTATAACACAGAGGTGGATGAGGCGCTGGTAAGGCAGGTGAATCCCGAGGTACTGGTGGTGGCGACGGGTTCTTCACCGCTCATTCCCGACTTCAAGGGGCTCAAAACGGCTGAAATGGCGGTCATGGACGTACGCGAGGCGCTCCGGAACGTCGAAAAAATCGGCAACAACGTGCTGGTATACGACGATATTGGATTTTGGCAGGGCGGCGGCGTAGCGGATTACTGCCAGGCGCTGAACGCGCAGGTGACGGTGGTGACGCCGTCCGCGAGCGTGGGAGTGGATATTGAGAGCGGACAGGTATACCTGCTCAACAAGCGCCTTTATGAAAACGGCGCGCGTATCATTACCAATCACGCGATCGCCCGCTTTGACGGCGGGGACGTCGTTTTAGAGAATGTTTACAACCACGAGGAAATGCGGCTTAGTGGATTGGATACCGTATTGATCGCGGGACAGAGCCGGTCGGTAAACGGCCTTTATAAGGCGTTTAAAGGCAAACGGCCGGAAGTATATTCCGCAGGCGACTGCGTAGCACCGCGCGCGATAGAACAGGCGATATTAGAGGCCGAGGTTCTGGCGCGCCGGATATGATGGGAGGCGCGATATGAATATCATCGTATTTGTAAAGCAGGTACCGGATACCAGCGAAGTAAAAATAGACAGCAAAACAAATAATCTGGTGCGCGAGGGCGTTCCCAGTATTATCAATCCCTACGACGAAAACGGTATGGAAACCGCGCTTGCCCTGCGCGACGAGCTGGGCGGCAAGGTGACTGTCGTTTCCATGGGGCCCATGCAGGCAAGCTCCACTTTGGAATACTGCCTTAAGATGGGGGCGGACGAGGCGGTGCTTGTATCGGACCGGCTGATCGGCGGTTCGGATACGCTTGCTACGGGATACACGCTTTCCGAGGTCGCGAAAAAGCTTGGTTATGACTTGATTATATGCGGCAACGAGGCCATCGACGGATGTACGGGACAGGTAGGACCGATCATGGCGGAGAATCTGGGTATCCCGCAGTTCACATATGCGCGCGATGTGCAGGTGGAAGCGGGCAGATTGAAAGTACAGCGCGAGGTGGGCAGGAATATCGAGTTTTATGAAGCGGAGCTGCCGGCGCTCGTATGCGTTTTAAAGGGTATCAACCGGCCGAGGAAAGCGGAAAAAACGGACAAGGAAGTCAAGCTGCTGAAAGTGGCGGATCTGGATTTGGATCTTGAGAAGATCGGCAATGGCGGCTCGCCGACCAAGGTAGTAAAAATCAAGATGTCCGACGCGCGGGCAAAAAGCTATGTGACGATCGACGATTCCCTTTCCGCAGAGGAGCGGATCCGCATGATCATCAACGGCGGCATCGAGAAAAAGGAAAAAATCGATCTCTGGCGGGGCACGCCAGAAGCGATCAGCGACAGGCTGATGGAATATGACGGTTTTAGCAGGTATATCGTTTGAGCATATAGGGAGAAGAAATATGATAGTTGTTGATAAAAATAAATGTATCGGCTGCGGCCTGTGTGCGAAAGCATGCTCGTTCGGCGCGATAGAAATGAGAGATAAGCTGCCCACGGTACTCGACACTTGCGTTTTTTGCGAGGAATGCGTTAAGGCGTGCCCTGTGCAGGCGCTCAAAAATGACAGCGTTTCCGCGAAAAAGCAGGATTTTAATGAATACGCGGGCGTATGGGCGGTCATGGAAATAAACCATGAACGCGGACAGCTGCAAAAGGTGTCGCTTGAGCTTCTGAGCGAAGCAAAGCGGTTGGCGGATATATTGGGAGAGCAGGTTTCGGCAGTGCTTCTTTGCAGCGATATTCCCGAGGATTTTGAACAAAACGTTGCCAAGGTGGGCTGCGATACGGTTTATATTGTGAAAAACGACCTGCTTGACAGGTACGATACGGAGCTTTATACCAGCGCGGTCTGTGAACTTGCCAAACAATATAAACCGGCGGGCATTCTCTTTCCGGCGACGGAAAATGGGCGCGACCTCGCGCCGCGCGTGTCGTGCAGGCTGCAAGTCGGGCTGACGGCGGACTGTACGGCCCTGGATATTGACGAGCAGCGCAATCTGGTGCAAATCCGGCCTACGTATGGCGGCAATATCATGGCTTCCATCATATCGCCCGACCATCGTCCGCAGCTTGCGTCCGTGCGGCCGAACGTGTTATTGGTGAATCCTTTGAAAACGCCTGCGGATACACAGTTTGTCCGCGTGGATATGGAGCTGGACGCGAAGAGCAGTAAGGCAAAGTTTGTAAAAGCGGTGGAAAAGGAAGGCGTGTTTCGGGACGTTGGGGAAGCGGAGATCGTCATTTCCGGCGGCTATGGGATCGGCAGCGCGGAGAACTTTCGGGTCCTGCAGAAACTGGCGGTTAAAATGGACGCCGCGGTGGGCGCAACAAGAAAGGCGGTAGACGAGGGATGGGCGCCGTTCGACATCCAGGTTGGCCAGACAGGAAAGACCGTCGCGCCTGAGCTTTATATTGCGTGCGGCATCTCCGGCGCGTTGCAGCACACCATCGGTATTAAAAACGCCAAGCATATCATTGCTATCAATGCCGATCCGGCAGCGCCGATCTTCGCAATGAGCGACGTGGCGATTATGGGCGACGCGGTGCAGGTGCTTAGCGGATTGTGCGACAAGGTGGAAAAGTATGGCAGGGATTCGTTGCTTACAACAGGCGGAGTAAAATAACGCGGTAAGCGACGGTATTGGCAGAACGGCTGAAAGGAGCAAAAAGATATGTTCAAATATAGCTATGACGCGCTGGTATATTGCGGCGAACCGATCGCAGCGAGTATTGAGCGTTTGGCAAAGTATGGGTACGACGCGATCGAGATGCTGGGCGAACCGGACAACTTCAATATAAACGAAGTGAACAGATTATGCCAGGATAACGGGATCAAGGTGTCCTCGACCTGTTCGATTTTTACGCCGCAGCGCGATCTGGTACATCCGGATTATAAAATCCGCGACCACGCGAAAGATTATGTGAAAAAGGTCGTCGATTTTACTGCGGCGCTTGGCGGCGAGAAAGTGATCGTCGCACCGACGGCGTGCTCTAAGGTCGCGCCTATCGCGGATATTGAAGAAGAGCTTGACTGGGTAGTGGAGAACGTTCGCGAGTGTGCTGAATACGCGCAAAAATGCGGTATTACGATTTGCCTTGAATCGTGGAACAGGTATGAAACGTATATCACGCACAGCTTGTCGCGCGTGCTTGCCTTATCAAAGCGCATCGATATGCCCAATGTAGGCGTGATGGGCGACACTTTCCATATGAATATAGAAGAAGCGGACATGGCGCGATCGCTGATCGAATGCGGAAAGGACCTGGTGCATATCCATCTGGCGGACAGCAACCGCGCCGCGCCGGGAGCCGGACATATCGATTTCGAGCCGATCATAAAGGCGCTGATCGAAATCGGATACGACGGGTACCTGACGTTTGAGCTTCTTCCCGCAGGAGCGGATCCGTTCGCCGTGATGGCGCAGGGCGGATGCGATGAGTTTTATGACAAGTACACTAAGATGGCGATCGACACCATCAAAGCGGTGGAAAAAAAATTGAATGTATAACCGGACTGGATAAAATGAATAAAATTTCATACCGGTTTACATAAACAAAAAAATTGCGGAGGAGAAAAAATGAACAAAGTAGTAATCATTGGTGCAGGCAGCGCGATGTTTGCCAAGAAGCTGATCGGGGATTTACTTCTGTACGATGATATCAGGATCGACAATATATCGCTCGTTGATATCAATGTGGAAAAACTGGAAGTGATGGAAAAAGTTGCAAAACAACTTTGCAAACAAGCTAAGAAGGATGTTATAATTAAAGCGACAGACAAGCGCAGGGAAGTGCTTGAGGATGCTACTTATGTGATCAACACCATCAATGTCGGGGGATGGGAACAATACAAGTTGGATCTCGAAATACCGGACAAGTATGGGGTTCATCAGGCCATCGGCGACATTATCGGGCCAGGGGGGATGTTCCGTTTCCTGCGCGCATATCCGGAGATACTCGCGATCTGCCGTGATATGGAAGAATTGTGTCCGGATGCATATTTATTCAATTATACGAATCCCATGGCCCCGCTTTGCCTGGCGCTCGGTAATGCGACGCCAATCAAAGTGTTCGGTTTTTGCCACAACGTGCAGAGCACGGCGCTGCAATTATCGGCGTATCTTGAAGTGCCGCGTGAACACGTGTCTTTTTGGGCGGCGGGCATCAACCATATGGATTGGTTTTTGCAGTATAAGGTGGACGGCAAGGATGCCTATCCCGAGCTTTTCAGGCGCGCTGAAAAGGTGGAGGATATTATCAAGATGGCTGACCGTGAGCCTGACTATATTACGATGGGCGTACGCCTTGTCGATATTGTCAGGTTCAAAATCATGCAGAACTTTGGGTATTTCGTATCCGAATCGCCTTTCCATATGTCGGAATATGTTCCGTATTTCCGCAAAAACGAACAGGCGATCCGCGATTTGCAGGTAGACAGAAGATGGTGGCTGGACCACGAGATGGCGGCCGACGACTATTTTGAAGAACTCAAAGGCATGCTGGAAAAGGGTGAGGAGATCCCGATGGTCAAGACGTTTGAATACGCGCCGGAGATCATACACGCCAACCTGACGGGCAAGCCGTTTCGGGCGAACCTAAACGTAAAGAATACGGGGCTGATTGAGAACCTGCCCAGAAACAGCATTGTGGAAGTGCCGTGCTATGCGGACTCCGAGGGGATTCACCCGTGCTATGTGGGCGAGCTGCCGGAAGCGCTGGCCGCGCTTAACATTTCCAACATCAATGTGCACGTGCTGATGGCAAAGGCCGCAAACGAAAAGAAACTGCAATATATCTATGAGGGAATCAAGATGGATCCGCTGACGGCGGCTATGCTCAATCTGGACCAGATCAACGAAATGGTCGGGGAGCTCATCGATGCCAACAAGGAATATATTGCTGATTTTAAATAGAAAGACAGGGGCGCGTAAAGGGCTTAGATTACTGCGCGGCTACCGATAATTTGTAATAGGCGAGGACGGACTCTTGAAAACACAAGCTGCAGAGACAACTAATTTTAAATACAGGGCGTTGCGCGACTGGCTGGTCGAAAATATCGACAAAGGCCGGTTTCAATACGGCGACAAACTGCCATCAGAGAACATGCTGTGCAGTAAGTTTTCAGTCAGCAGGCAGACGGTGCGCAAGGCGCTGGACGAGCTGGAGGATGTAGGCGCGATCGAACGCCGCAAAGGCAGCGGTTCGTATGTCAAAAAGCAGATGCTGAAACCGAAAAATAACATGGTCGGCGTTTGTATGAGCTTTCTTGACAACTATATCTTTCCGGAGGTCCTGTCGGGGATCGAGGGCGTGCTGACGGAGGCGGGCTATGGCATAGACCTTGGCTTCGGGCATAACCGTGTGGAAAATGAAGCGCGGTTTTTAGAACGTATGATCGATTCCAACGTGGCGGGGCTCATTGTGGAGGGCATTAAATCCGCTTTGCCAAATCCGAACATCAAATATTACAAGGCGCTCACGGCAAACAAGGTGCCGATCGTATTTGTCAACAACTATTATCCTGATTTTCCGTGCACCTGCGTGCTGATGGAGGACGAGAAGTGGACATACGACATCACCAATCTGCTGATCGCCGCCGGACATAAAAAAATAGCCGGATATTTCAAGTTTGACGATTTGCAGGGACATTGGCGTTACGCCGGTTATATCCGCGCGATGATGGACGCGGGACTTGAGGTGGACGAGAACTGTATCGGCTGGTATGATTCATCCAATACGGCGCATACGCCGCAGAAGATGGATATGCTGGAGGAGAACCTTGTATCGTCGATCGACGAATGCACCGCTCTTGTATGTTACAATGATTTTGTGGCCAAAAGGCTGATAGGTAAGCTGGATAAAAAAGGCAGGAAAGTGCCGGACGATATTTCGATCGTCGGCTTTGATAATTCGGTGGACGCGAAGATCAACGGGAACGACTTGACGTCCGTCAACCATCCCAAGGAAAAAGTGGGGATCGAAGCGGCGCAAAGGCTGCTGCACCTGATCAAAAATCCGGAGGAAATCAAGGAAGAGCGCGTGTGCTGCTATATGCCCTCCTTTATCCGCGAAAGAAGCTCTATCAAAAAAATATCGGAGTAATGTAAAAGGAGTCAAGGAAATGGCGAAATATTCTATCGGTATCGATTATGGCACGCTGTCAGGGCGCGCGCTGCTTGTGGACGTCCGTACGGGCGAGGAAATCGCTACAAGCGTGTATGATTATCCGCATAAGGTAATGGACGAGACGCTTCCCAGCGGGAAAAGGCTGGGCGTGGATTTCGCCCTAGAGCACCCGCAGGACTATTTGGATGTGATCGAAAAGACGATACCGGCGGTGATCCGCGAAAGCGGCGTTTCGCCGGATGATATTATCGGCGTGGGCGTGGACTTTACGGCCTGCACGGTGATGCCGGTCAAGGCGGACGGAACGCCCGTCTGCTTTCTTCCGGAATTTAGGGACAATCCGCACGCATACGTCAAGCTGTGGAAGCACCACGCGGCGCAGGATAAGGCAAACAAGCTGAATGAAACAGCGGCCGCGCGCGGGGAAAAATGGCTGGCGCGCTATGGAAACAAAATATCCTCGGAATGGCTGGTGCCGAAAATCTGGCAGATTCTTACCGACGCGCCAGAGGTATACGAGGAAATGGACCGCTTCATAGAAGCGGCGGACTGGATCGTGTGGCAGCTTACCGGTAAGGAAACGCGCAACTCGTGCTGCGCCGGATACAAGGCGATCTGGCATAAGCAGGACGGCTATCCCTCCAAAGAGTTTTTCGCGGCCCTCGACCCGAGGCTTGAAAACGTGGTGGAAGAAAAGCTGAGTGAGGAGATATTGCCGTTGGGCAGCCGCGCGGGAGGAATCACGCCGGAAATGGCGGCAAAGACAGGTCTTGCCGCAGGTACGCCCGTTGCGGTGGGGAACGTGGACGCGCATGTATGCGTGCCTGCGGTAGGCATCGACGGCCCGGGCAAAATGCTCGCGATCATGGGCACCTCGACATGCCACATCCTGATGTGCGAAAAGGAATGCAGCGTGCCGGGGATCTGCGGTTATGTAGAGGACGGCGTGATGCCGGGGCTCGTCGGCTATGAAGCGGGGCAGTCGTGCGTGGGAGACCATTTCGCGTGGCTGGTGAATAACTGCGTGCCGCCACGGTATTTTGAAGAGGCAAAGGCGCAGGGCATGGATATTCATGTATACCTGCAGAAAAAGGCGAGTGAGCAAAAGCCGGGCGAAAGCGGCCTTTTGGCGCTCGATTGGTGGAACGGAAACCGCAGCGTACTGGTGGATGTGGACCTGACGGGCATGATGCTCGGGATGACGCTTACCACCAGGCCGGAAGAGATGTACCGCGCGCTTGTGGAAGCGACGGCATACGGAACGCGAAAAATCATTGAGAATTTTGAAGAGAACGGCGTACCGGTCGACGAGTTTTATGCGTCCGGCGGGATCGCGGAAAAGAGCGCGTTTGCCATGCAGATTTATGCGGACATCATCCAAAAGCCGATCAAGATTTCGGGCAGCGCGCAAGGTCCGGCGCTGGGAGCGGCGATTTTTGGCGCGGTTGCGGCAGGAAAGGAAAACGGCGGGTACGACAGCGTGTACGATGCGGCCCGCGTGATGGGAAAACTAAAGAATATCACGTATTTGCCCAATGAAGAAAATGCAAAGGTGTATGATAAATTGTATGCGGAATACAGCACGCTGCACGATTATTTTGGTACGGGCGGCAACGACGTGATGAAACGCTTAAAGGAAATCAAGAAAGGCGTTCAGAATGCTTGAGCAATTAAAACAGGAAGTATATGAAGCGAACATGCTCCTTCCGAAATACGGGCTGATCACGTTTACATGGGGAAACGTGTCCGGTATCGACCGCGAAAAGGGACTCTT comes from Christensenellaceae bacterium and encodes:
- the araB gene encoding ribulokinase produces the protein MAKYSIGIDYGTLSGRALLVDVRTGEEIATSVYDYPHKVMDETLPSGKRLGVDFALEHPQDYLDVIEKTIPAVIRESGVSPDDIIGVGVDFTACTVMPVKADGTPVCFLPEFRDNPHAYVKLWKHHAAQDKANKLNETAAARGEKWLARYGNKISSEWLVPKIWQILTDAPEVYEEMDRFIEAADWIVWQLTGKETRNSCCAGYKAIWHKQDGYPSKEFFAALDPRLENVVEEKLSEEILPLGSRAGGITPEMAAKTGLAAGTPVAVGNVDAHVCVPAVGIDGPGKMLAIMGTSTCHILMCEKECSVPGICGYVEDGVMPGLVGYEAGQSCVGDHFAWLVNNCVPPRYFEEAKAQGMDIHVYLQKKASEQKPGESGLLALDWWNGNRSVLVDVDLTGMMLGMTLTTRPEEMYRALVEATAYGTRKIIENFEENGVPVDEFYASGGIAEKSAFAMQIYADIIQKPIKISGSAQGPALGAAIFGAVAAGKENGGYDSVYDAARVMGKLKNITYLPNEENAKVYDKLYAEYSTLHDYFGTGGNDVMKRLKEIKKGVQNA
- the araR_1 gene encoding GntR family transcriptional regulator, coding for MKTQAAETTNFKYRALRDWLVENIDKGRFQYGDKLPSENMLCSKFSVSRQTVRKALDELEDVGAIERRKGSGSYVKKQMLKPKNNMVGVCMSFLDNYIFPEVLSGIEGVLTEAGYGIDLGFGHNRVENEARFLERMIDSNVAGLIVEGIKSALPNPNIKYYKALTANKVPIVFVNNYYPDFPCTCVLMEDEKWTYDITNLLIAAGHKKIAGYFKFDDLQGHWRYAGYIRAMMDAGLEVDENCIGWYDSSNTAHTPQKMDMLEENLVSSIDECTALVCYNDFVAKRLIGKLDKKGRKVPDDISIVGFDNSVDAKINGNDLTSVNHPKEKVGIEAAQRLLHLIKNPEEIKEERVCCYMPSFIRERSSIKKISE
- the etfB_1 gene encoding electron transfer flavoprotein subunit beta; this encodes MNIIVFVKQVPDTSEVKIDSKTNNLVREGVPSIINPYDENGMETALALRDELGGKVTVVSMGPMQASSTLEYCLKMGADEAVLVSDRLIGGSDTLATGYTLSEVAKKLGYDLIICGNEAIDGCTGQVGPIMAENLGIPQFTYARDVQVEAGRLKVQREVGRNIEFYEAELPALVCVLKGINRPRKAEKTDKEVKLLKVADLDLDLEKIGNGGSPTKVVKIKMSDARAKSYVTIDDSLSAEERIRMIINGGIEKKEKIDLWRGTPEAISDRLMEYDGFSRYIV
- a CDS encoding epimerase, coding for MFKYSYDALVYCGEPIAASIERLAKYGYDAIEMLGEPDNFNINEVNRLCQDNGIKVSSTCSIFTPQRDLVHPDYKIRDHAKDYVKKVVDFTAALGGEKVIVAPTACSKVAPIADIEEELDWVVENVRECAEYAQKCGITICLESWNRYETYITHSLSRVLALSKRIDMPNVGVMGDTFHMNIEEADMARSLIECGKDLVHIHLADSNRAAPGAGHIDFEPIIKALIEIGYDGYLTFELLPAGADPFAVMAQGGCDEFYDKYTKMAIDTIKAVEKKLNV
- a CDS encoding NADH oxidase — translated: METRNDFKHLLSPFTMGKVTFKNRFVFLPHHTGYALDEGYLENGLFSDRNVRHYVERAKGGAAAVTVSQNVDPNSQMSFKYVLGFEPRNKDNFKRLADEVHEYGCKAITQLNQGGHTTLLNPPQLLVAPTQMNEPYCHFNTKELEKEDMELIKEYYVNSAAWQKELGWDAVELKIAHDGLLRTFVSPFFNRREDEYGGSFENRMRYPLEVIAAIREAVGPDYPIGIRLCVDEFTWYGYSLEYGMKIAKALEEGGVDYLSTDAGTFSSWYMQIPPSPLPLGWAIYESAELKKNVDIPITAFGRINDPVQAETILAEGNADLIGMCRQLLCDPQTPNKTMEGRLDDIRHCIGCNEGCVGVDGIYVECIQNPGVSREKRLGIGTLEAAKEKKNVMVVGAGVAGLKVAEIAAKRGHNVQVYEKDSVAGGQVRLAEKLPYRNELEEVYRYMKIQLQELGVPVHYNTEVDEALVRQVNPEVLVVATGSSPLIPDFKGLKTAEMAVMDVREALRNVEKIGNNVLVYDDIGFWQGGGVADYCQALNAQVTVVTPSASVGVDIESGQVYLLNKRLYENGARIITNHAIARFDGGDVVLENVYNHEEMRLSGLDTVLIAGQSRSVNGLYKAFKGKRPEVYSAGDCVAPRAIEQAILEAEVLARRI
- the melA gene encoding alpha-galactosidase; the encoded protein is MNKVVIIGAGSAMFAKKLIGDLLLYDDIRIDNISLVDINVEKLEVMEKVAKQLCKQAKKDVIIKATDKRREVLEDATYVINTINVGGWEQYKLDLEIPDKYGVHQAIGDIIGPGGMFRFLRAYPEILAICRDMEELCPDAYLFNYTNPMAPLCLALGNATPIKVFGFCHNVQSTALQLSAYLEVPREHVSFWAAGINHMDWFLQYKVDGKDAYPELFRRAEKVEDIIKMADREPDYITMGVRLVDIVRFKIMQNFGYFVSESPFHMSEYVPYFRKNEQAIRDLQVDRRWWLDHEMAADDYFEELKGMLEKGEEIPMVKTFEYAPEIIHANLTGKPFRANLNVKNTGLIENLPRNSIVEVPCYADSEGIHPCYVGELPEALAALNISNINVHVLMAKAANEKKLQYIYEGIKMDPLTAAMLNLDQINEMVGELIDANKEYIADFK
- the etfA2_1 gene encoding electron transfer flavoprotein subunit alpha, which codes for MIVVDKNKCIGCGLCAKACSFGAIEMRDKLPTVLDTCVFCEECVKACPVQALKNDSVSAKKQDFNEYAGVWAVMEINHERGQLQKVSLELLSEAKRLADILGEQVSAVLLCSDIPEDFEQNVAKVGCDTVYIVKNDLLDRYDTELYTSAVCELAKQYKPAGILFPATENGRDLAPRVSCRLQVGLTADCTALDIDEQRNLVQIRPTYGGNIMASIISPDHRPQLASVRPNVLLVNPLKTPADTQFVRVDMELDAKSSKAKFVKAVEKEGVFRDVGEAEIVISGGYGIGSAENFRVLQKLAVKMDAAVGATRKAVDEGWAPFDIQVGQTGKTVAPELYIACGISGALQHTIGIKNAKHIIAINADPAAPIFAMSDVAIMGDAVQVLSGLCDKVEKYGRDSLLTTGGVK